A genomic region of Gemmata massiliana contains the following coding sequences:
- a CDS encoding PSD1 and planctomycete cytochrome C domain-containing protein: MRISMFAVIALLPFSAVARAAEPIDNDYFEKKVRPILVANCVSCHDAKKQKGGLRLDTKAEFAKGGESGPAVTPGAPDKSQLVAAVGYAGEVKMPPKGKLSDADIAILTEWVKGGAPWPNDGAGTGTAGAGAKFDLQARAKAHWSFGAIKHPQPPQVANPKAQVTNEIDRFLLAKLDAAGLTFASPAEKRTLLRRIYFDLTGLPPAPAEIDAFLKDNSPNAYEKVVEKLLASPQYGERWGRHWLDLVRYAETQGHEFDYEIPEAWRYRDYVIRAFNADVPFDQFLTEQLAGDLLPPRHAKDGTNEALAATGFWWLGEAKHSPVDSRAEFAERIDNQIDVLGKAVFGLTISCARCHDHKFDPIATKDYYALFGILSSSRYNRADVSDPAPVLKLLNELKTVRAELDRLLTPAKPTGANAARATQGTTWREKAVEFERFGGEWHKRWFADGLAFRPEAATGFPHSGLEARKLTGSLRSPTFTIDKPYFAVRVAGRSARARLILNGLQLIQDPIYGGLAQSINHGEELRWMVFDLRMWKGQPAYLELLDDGPGWVAATEAWFADAPPPSELGTKVKSPELPVGASTEADKFVARIRELEAKLPDARRAPVMADGNGINEHVFIRGSHKNLGVEAPRATLEAFGKSAFTSNGSGRLELARTITDPSNPLVARVIVNRLWKHHFGEGIVRSPDDFGVQGQAPTHPELLDWLATELVTKKWSLKSIHRLMALSTAYRQSSHATPEQTAKAATADPQNKLLHRQNVKRLEAEAIRDSVLAVSGRLDPKMEGQGALPFLTDHQVGRGRPGSGPLDGDGRRSVYLQVRRNFINPMFTAFDYPTPFTAIGRRTVSNVPAQALVMLNNPFVIQQAELWAKRVLAAPGQKPDERVRQMYVTAFGREPTADERTSAVAFVTEQSTEYGKPDHPKAWADLAHVLLNAKEFIFVE; the protein is encoded by the coding sequence ATGCGCATATCAATGTTCGCTGTTATCGCCTTATTGCCTTTCAGTGCAGTGGCTCGCGCCGCGGAACCGATCGACAACGATTACTTCGAGAAGAAAGTGCGGCCGATTCTGGTCGCGAACTGCGTGAGTTGCCACGACGCGAAGAAGCAAAAGGGCGGTTTGCGGCTCGATACGAAGGCCGAGTTCGCCAAGGGCGGCGAGAGCGGCCCCGCCGTTACCCCCGGCGCCCCGGACAAGAGCCAGCTCGTCGCGGCCGTCGGCTACGCGGGCGAAGTCAAAATGCCCCCCAAGGGCAAACTCTCGGACGCCGACATCGCGATACTCACCGAATGGGTAAAGGGAGGCGCACCGTGGCCCAATGACGGTGCGGGAACCGGGACTGCCGGCGCGGGCGCGAAGTTCGACCTCCAGGCGCGGGCGAAAGCGCACTGGTCGTTCGGCGCGATCAAGCACCCGCAACCACCCCAAGTCGCGAATCCCAAAGCCCAAGTCACGAACGAAATCGACCGGTTCCTGCTCGCGAAACTCGACGCGGCCGGTCTCACGTTCGCGTCCCCGGCCGAAAAGCGCACGCTGTTGCGCCGGATCTACTTCGACCTGACCGGCCTTCCGCCGGCGCCCGCGGAGATTGATGCCTTCCTCAAAGACAATTCGCCGAACGCTTACGAAAAGGTCGTCGAGAAGCTGCTCGCCTCGCCCCAATACGGCGAGCGCTGGGGCCGGCACTGGCTCGACCTCGTGCGCTACGCAGAAACACAGGGCCACGAATTCGATTACGAAATCCCGGAAGCGTGGCGCTACCGCGACTACGTGATCCGCGCGTTCAACGCGGACGTGCCGTTCGACCAGTTCCTCACGGAGCAACTCGCGGGCGACCTATTGCCCCCGCGCCATGCAAAGGACGGCACGAACGAAGCACTCGCCGCGACCGGGTTCTGGTGGCTCGGAGAAGCGAAGCATTCCCCGGTCGATTCGCGCGCCGAATTCGCCGAACGCATCGACAACCAGATTGATGTGCTCGGCAAGGCGGTGTTCGGTCTCACGATCAGTTGCGCGCGGTGCCACGACCACAAGTTCGACCCGATCGCGACCAAGGACTACTACGCGCTGTTCGGGATACTGAGTAGCTCGCGCTACAACCGCGCCGATGTGAGTGATCCCGCACCCGTACTCAAATTGCTCAACGAACTGAAGACGGTTCGCGCGGAACTGGACCGTCTTCTAACACCCGCGAAGCCCACTGGGGCCAATGCCGCTCGCGCGACACAGGGAACGACCTGGCGCGAAAAGGCCGTCGAGTTCGAGCGTTTCGGCGGCGAGTGGCACAAGCGCTGGTTCGCCGACGGGTTGGCGTTCCGCCCCGAAGCCGCCACGGGATTCCCCCACAGCGGGTTGGAAGCCCGTAAGCTTACTGGGTCGCTACGATCTCCCACATTTACCATCGATAAACCCTACTTCGCGGTCCGTGTGGCGGGGCGCAGCGCCCGGGCGCGCCTCATTCTCAATGGTCTGCAACTCATCCAAGACCCGATCTACGGCGGCCTCGCGCAGTCGATCAACCACGGCGAAGAACTCCGCTGGATGGTGTTCGACCTGCGGATGTGGAAGGGCCAACCCGCGTACCTGGAACTGCTCGACGACGGTCCGGGATGGGTCGCGGCCACGGAAGCGTGGTTCGCGGACGCACCGCCCCCGAGCGAACTGGGCACGAAGGTGAAATCGCCCGAGCTTCCCGTGGGCGCGAGCACCGAAGCGGACAAGTTCGTTGCCCGTATCCGCGAACTCGAAGCGAAACTCCCCGATGCCCGGCGCGCGCCCGTAATGGCCGACGGCAACGGGATCAACGAGCACGTGTTCATCCGCGGTAGCCACAAGAACCTCGGCGTCGAGGCGCCGCGGGCCACTCTCGAAGCGTTCGGTAAGTCCGCGTTCACCAGTAACGGGAGCGGGCGTCTCGAACTCGCACGCACCATCACCGACCCGTCAAACCCGCTCGTCGCGCGTGTGATCGTGAACCGGCTCTGGAAGCACCACTTCGGCGAGGGCATTGTTCGCAGCCCCGACGATTTCGGGGTCCAGGGCCAGGCCCCCACGCACCCGGAACTCCTCGACTGGCTGGCGACCGAGTTGGTCACGAAGAAGTGGAGCCTGAAGTCGATACACCGACTGATGGCGCTCTCCACCGCGTATCGGCAGTCGAGCCACGCGACCCCGGAACAGACCGCGAAGGCGGCCACAGCCGACCCGCAGAACAAGCTGCTCCACCGGCAGAACGTGAAGCGCCTGGAAGCCGAAGCGATCCGTGACAGCGTGCTCGCGGTCAGCGGGCGGCTCGATCCCAAGATGGAGGGCCAGGGCGCGCTCCCGTTCCTCACCGACCACCAAGTCGGGCGCGGGCGCCCGGGGTCCGGGCCACTCGACGGCGACGGCCGGCGCAGCGTCTACCTGCAAGTGCGCCGGAACTTCATCAACCCGATGTTCACCGCGTTCGACTACCCCACCCCGTTCACCGCGATCGGCCGGCGCACGGTGTCCAACGTACCCGCCCAGGCGCTCGTGATGCTGAACAACCCGTTCGTGATCCAGCAGGCGGAACTGTGGGCGAAGCGCGTCCTTGCCGCGCCCGGCCAGAAGCCTGATGAGCGCGTGCGCCAGATGTACGTGACCGCGTTCGGGCGCGAACCCACCGCCGACGAGCGCACCAGCGCGGTCGCGTTCGTCACCGAGCAGTCCACGGAGTACGGCAAGCCCGACCACCCGAAAGCCTGGGCCGACCTCGCCCACGTGCTACTCAACGCGAAGGAGTTCATCTTCGTGGAGTGA
- a CDS encoding glycosyltransferase family 4 protein yields the protein MRIAFITAGAAGMYCGSCMRDNTLVTALRRLGHDALLIPAYMPIKVDEPDASQQKVFFGGVNIYLEQKFWLFRHTPRFLDRLFNFRWLLKWVSRFAVRAKYSEQAELTISMLRGARGKQAKEVEKLVEYLRDEKPDVVLFTNALLSGAIPSVKQALGVPVFVTLQGDDIFLDELSEHERQKCFELIRENGGSVDAYISTSAYYADHMAGYMGVARENIHVVPPGISLTGHGGPADANPTRPLTIGYFARICPEKGFHRVVEAFIRLRQTPGAPDAKLRASGWMGENNRAYFDEQVKRLTNAGLIGDFEHVESPAHDDKVRFMRSIDVLCVPTVYREPKGLYVLEAWANGVPVVLPAHGSFPELVESTNGGLLVNPDSIEELAGGLHRVLTDHEFRRGAGRAGETAVRERFTADTMARDTVALLNQFVRTQAPV from the coding sequence ATGCGAATCGCGTTCATTACCGCCGGTGCCGCGGGCATGTATTGCGGCAGTTGCATGCGGGACAATACGCTCGTCACCGCGCTCCGGCGCCTCGGGCACGACGCGCTGCTCATCCCCGCGTACATGCCCATCAAAGTGGACGAGCCGGATGCATCGCAGCAGAAGGTCTTCTTCGGCGGCGTGAACATCTACCTCGAACAGAAGTTCTGGCTGTTCCGCCACACCCCGCGGTTCCTCGACCGGCTGTTCAACTTCCGCTGGCTCCTGAAGTGGGTGTCGCGGTTCGCCGTGCGCGCGAAGTACAGCGAGCAGGCCGAACTCACGATTTCGATGCTGCGCGGCGCACGCGGGAAGCAGGCCAAAGAGGTCGAGAAACTGGTGGAGTACCTCCGGGACGAGAAACCGGACGTGGTGCTGTTCACCAACGCACTGCTGTCCGGCGCCATTCCCTCTGTGAAGCAAGCGCTCGGGGTGCCGGTGTTCGTCACGCTCCAGGGCGACGACATCTTCCTGGACGAACTCTCGGAGCACGAACGGCAGAAGTGTTTTGAGCTGATTCGCGAGAACGGGGGCTCCGTGGATGCGTACATCAGCACGAGTGCGTACTACGCCGACCACATGGCCGGCTACATGGGCGTGGCCCGCGAGAACATCCACGTCGTTCCGCCCGGCATCAGCCTCACAGGTCACGGCGGCCCCGCGGACGCGAACCCCACGCGCCCGCTCACGATCGGGTACTTCGCCCGGATCTGCCCGGAAAAAGGGTTCCACCGCGTTGTGGAAGCATTCATCCGGTTGCGCCAAACGCCCGGCGCACCGGACGCGAAGCTCCGGGCCAGCGGGTGGATGGGCGAGAACAACCGGGCGTACTTCGACGAGCAGGTGAAGCGGCTCACGAACGCGGGGCTGATCGGGGACTTTGAGCACGTGGAGAGTCCTGCGCACGACGACAAAGTGCGCTTCATGCGCAGTATTGATGTTCTCTGTGTGCCCACGGTGTACCGCGAACCGAAAGGGTTGTACGTGCTCGAAGCGTGGGCCAACGGCGTGCCCGTTGTGCTACCCGCGCACGGCTCGTTCCCGGAACTGGTCGAGTCCACCAACGGCGGGCTACTCGTGAACCCGGACTCGATCGAGGAACTCGCCGGCGGGCTGCACCGCGTGCTGACCGATCACGAATTCCGCAGGGGCGCCGGGCGCGCGGGCGAAACCGCCGTGCGCGAGCGATTCACCGCCGACACGATGGCACGCGACACCGTCGCGCTCCTGAACCAGTTCGTCCGCACCCAGGCTCCCGTATGA